A stretch of Lactuca sativa cultivar Salinas chromosome 6, Lsat_Salinas_v11, whole genome shotgun sequence DNA encodes these proteins:
- the LOC111896655 gene encoding serine/threonine-protein kinase D6PK, whose product MEPPSVDDLADDLRSISFNSTTTTTATDINRSTSSGSETTWTTATSSARHNIHLPCNTATKPHAPSGDSCWDAVRQSGPESDGKLTLADIRFLHRLGAGDIGSVYLAKLKCSPSPPSSAIFAAKVMDKRELASRNKEGRSKTEREILEILDHPFLPTLYASLDSPKWSCLLTDFCPGGDLHVLRQRQPCKRFPESAVRFYVSEVIVALEYLHMLGIVYRDLKPENVLVRSDGHIMLTDFDLSLKCDLSTSTPAQVFSDHHHLNPPSTTDHRPLNPPKFTTSSCILPNCIVPAVSCFTPKRKRKKKPASHHGPEFVAEPVDVRSMSFVGTHEYLAPEIVSGEGHGSAVDWWTLGIFIFELFYGVTPFRGVDNELTLANIVARALEFPKQPVIPATARDLISQLLVKDPGCRMGSTMGASVVKHHQFFSGVNWALLRCTTPPFVPPPFDYQEVVDDGCPGTPVEYY is encoded by the exons ATGGAACCACCATCTGTAGACGATCTCGCCGACGACCTCCGGAGCATCAGCTTCAACTCAACCACCACTACCACAGCCACCGACATTAACCGCAGCACAAGCTCCGGATCCGAAACAACTTGGACCACCGCTACCTCCTCCGCCCGACACAACATCCATCTCCCCTGTAACACCGCCACAAAACCACATGCGCCTTCCGGTGATTCTTGCTGGGACGCCGTTCGTCAATCTGGACCTGAATCAGACGGAAAACTTACTCTCGCTGACATCCGCTTCCTCCACCGTCTAGGAGCCGGTGACATCGGCTCCGTATACCTCGCAAAACTCAAATGTTCTCCTTCTCCGCCCTCCTCCGCCATTTTCGCCGCTAAGGTCATGGATAAGAGGGAGCTTGCAAGCCGTAACAAGGAAGGAAGATCGAAGACAGAAAGGGAGATTCTAGAGATTTTGGATCATCCATTTTTACCGACGCTTTACGCGTCGTTGGATTCGCCGAAATGGTCGTGTTTGTTGACCGATTTCTGTCCCGGCGGAGACCTTCACGTTCTCCGGCAACGTCAGCCATGCAAACGCTTCCCGGAATCCGCCGTCAG GTTTTATGTGTCGGAGGTGATTGTAGCTCTCGAGTACCTTCACATGTTGGGAATAGTTTATCGCGATCTTAAACCGGAAAACGTTTTAGTCCGATCCGACGGTCACATCATGCTTACGGATTTCGACCTCTCTTTAAAATGCGACCTCTCCACATCAACCCCAGCCCAAGTTTTCTCCGACCACCACCACCTAAACCCGCCATCAACCACCGACCACCGCCCACTCAACCCGCCCAAATTCACCACTTCCTCCTGCATTCTTCCCAACTGTATTGTCCCGGCGGTCTCTTGCTTCACCCCTAAGCGTAAACGGAAGAAGAAACCGGCGAGCCACCACGGGCCGGAGTTTGTGGCGGAGCCGGTGGATGTCCGGTCAATGTCGTTTGTTGGGACACATGAATATCTGGCGCCGGAAATTGTCTCCGGTGAAGGCCATGGAAGTGCTGTTGATTGGTGGACTTTGGGAATATTtatatttgaattattttatGGTGTGACGCCGTTTAGGGGGGTGGATAATGAGCTAACCCTAGCTAATATTGTAGCTAGGGCTTTGGAATTCCCAAAACAGCCGGTGATTCCGGCCACCGCTAGGGATTTAATAAGTCAATTGTTGGTCAAGGATCCTGGTTGTCGGATGGGGTCAACAATGGGGGCATCGGTGGTGAAGCACCACCAGTTTTTCAGTGGGGTTAATTGGGCTTTATTGAGATGTACAACACCACCGTTTGTTCCACCGCCGTTTGACTACCAGGAGGTGGTGGATGACGGTTGTCCTGGTACTCCGGTGGAATATTATTAG